A region of the Streptomyces durocortorensis genome:
GCCGGGTCGGCGAGCCGGAACTCCTCCCAGTCGCACAGGTGGAGCGTCCCGCCGTGGACGAGGAACTGGTCGAATCGCAGATCGCAGTGGGCGGGGGTGTGCGGTGCCCTACGCTCCCGCTCCCGCAGCCGGTGGAGCGCGGCGACGGCCTCCGTGTCGTCCTGGACCAGCTTCCAGGCGGCGATCTGCGCCATGCTGCGGTCCTGTACCTCGCTCCACGGGAACGCCCGGAGCCAGCGCATCGGCGGCAGCGGGGCTTCGGCGGTGTCGATGGCGGGGGCCGCGTCGGCGCCCGGGTCCGCACCGGACTCCGGCGTTCCCATCGCATGCAGCGTGGCGACGGCCCGTCCCGCCTCCCGGCACAGCTCCTCGTCGAAGTCGCCGTCCAACGCGACCTCCGAGCCCGAACGGGCCCCGGGCAGCAGCCGGAAGGCGCTGACGGCGGCGGCCCGGTCGGTGCCCAGGTGTTCGGGGGTACGGAGCGGCGAACCGGCCGGGAGCCGCGCGGCCGCCGCCTCGAAGGCGAGGGCGCGGTCGATCTCGGGCCGACTGCCGTCGGGGGCGCGGGCGACGGTCTTGACGAAGACCTGCTGGCCGCCGGTCGTCGTACCGGCCCAGTTGTCGTTGCGCCCGCCGAAGGCGGTCAGCCCGTCCGGCACGAAGGGGCCGAGCCCCAGCCGCTCCAGCAGCGCGTTCACCTCCGGCGCCGTGTCGAGACCGGTCGGCCGGAACCGGATCAGCGCGGGCGCATCGACCGTCGCTCCGGCCGTCTCCGTCGTGCCCGGCCTGCTCGTCGTGCTCGTCGTGCTCGTCATGACACTCCTCGGGGGACCGCGCGGCGGCCCTCCTCATCGATCAACTCGGCAGTGAAGGCGAGGTAGTCGAGCAATTCGTCGCTCCACTCGCAGTACGTGGCGAAGTCCTGCATGTGCGTGACGACGCGGAGCACGGCGCAGCGCCCGACGGCATCCGGGTCGTACACCGGCCCCCAGAGCCGGTGGCCGTCACCGTCACCGCCGTTGTCACCGTCGCCGTCGTCGCCGTCCTCGTCGTACGCGCCGAGGAACACCCGCTGGAGGACGGCCGCGGACGGCAGCCCCGCGCTCTCCCCCGCCGTCCGGTAGAGCGGTGACGACCAGGCCAGCTCGACGAGGTCGC
Encoded here:
- the lxmK gene encoding class V lanthionine synthetase subunit LxmK, with amino-acid sequence MTSTTSTTSRPGTTETAGATVDAPALIRFRPTGLDTAPEVNALLERLGLGPFVPDGLTAFGGRNDNWAGTTTGGQQVFVKTVARAPDGSRPEIDRALAFEAAAARLPAGSPLRTPEHLGTDRAAAVSAFRLLPGARSGSEVALDGDFDEELCREAGRAVATLHAMGTPESGADPGADAAPAIDTAEAPLPPMRWLRAFPWSEVQDRSMAQIAAWKLVQDDTEAVAALHRLRERERRAPHTPAHCDLRFDQFLVHGGTLHLCDWEEFRLADPARDVGAFVGEWLFQATYSVFAPTGEATAAQDSVALGFDLAHEEIVERGAAGLRRHIPRIAAFWEGYTGCRTPDPELAERAVGFAGWHLYDRLIATAQAHAVLNPVARAAAGIGRTLLLNPAGAVTTLRLTGTTAASKPDAAPAAPTVSPPDSVRRTDSVRRTDPVRRNEAALRNEAARRTDSAPSGSSR